From Pseudomonas sp. G.S.17, the proteins below share one genomic window:
- a CDS encoding class I SAM-dependent methyltransferase gives MSSLIQALSVALDNRQSLLAQLHHQGTDCYRLFHGSQEGASGLTIDRYGPQLLVQSFHTRLERDALLELHATVNARLNLDTLLVYNDRSQGNSRIDRDDAVYQAEDAALQDLIGHEWGLNYRVRGRHAGQDPLLFLDLRNTRGWVKQHSAGKSVLNLFAYTCGVGLSAAAGGAREVCNLDFAEGNLAVGRENGALNPQLPSMQFIQSDYFPAIRQLAGLPIAQRRGHKLPDYVKLDQRQYDLVLLDPPAWAKSAFGTVDLLRDYQSLLKPALLTTADNGVLICCNNLAKVSMEDWREQVLRCATKTGRPVREWQIMPPAEDFPSMDNQPPLKTLILQL, from the coding sequence ATGTCTTCCTTGATTCAGGCGCTAAGCGTCGCCCTCGATAACCGCCAATCCTTGCTGGCCCAGCTGCACCACCAGGGCACGGACTGTTATCGGCTGTTCCACGGCAGCCAGGAAGGCGCCAGCGGCCTGACCATCGACCGCTACGGCCCGCAACTGCTGGTGCAGAGTTTCCACACACGCCTTGAGCGTGACGCGCTGCTGGAATTGCACGCGACGGTTAACGCCCGCCTGAACCTCGACACGCTGCTGGTCTACAACGACCGGTCGCAAGGCAATTCCCGCATCGACCGGGACGACGCCGTCTACCAGGCGGAAGATGCCGCGCTGCAAGACCTGATCGGTCACGAATGGGGCCTGAATTACCGCGTCCGCGGACGACACGCTGGCCAGGATCCGCTGTTGTTCCTCGACCTGCGCAACACCCGCGGCTGGGTCAAGCAGCACAGCGCAGGCAAAAGCGTGCTCAATCTGTTCGCCTATACCTGCGGCGTCGGCCTGAGCGCCGCAGCGGGCGGTGCCCGGGAAGTCTGCAATCTGGATTTCGCCGAAGGCAATCTCGCAGTCGGCCGGGAAAACGGCGCGCTCAACCCACAATTGCCGAGCATGCAATTCATCCAGTCCGATTACTTCCCGGCGATCCGGCAACTGGCCGGGCTGCCCATCGCTCAGCGGCGCGGGCACAAGCTGCCGGACTACGTGAAGCTGGATCAGCGCCAGTACGATCTGGTGTTGCTCGACCCGCCCGCCTGGGCGAAAAGCGCCTTCGGCACGGTCGATCTGCTGCGCGATTATCAAAGCCTGCTCAAGCCCGCGCTGCTGACCACGGCGGACAATGGCGTGCTGATCTGCTGCAACAATCTGGCGAAAGTCAGCATGGAAGACTGGCGTGAACAGGTACTGCGTTGTGCCACCAAGACCGGGCGCCCGGTGCGAGAGTGGCAGATCATGCCGCCGGCCGAGGACTTCCCGTCCATGGACAATCAGCCGCCGCTCAAGACATTGATCCTCCAGCTCTAA
- a CDS encoding BON domain-containing protein, with product MKKFAIAAATATALTLTMANAAFAQTSTQAPMVVAANEVAKTKEATSDTWITTKVKTDLLTEKGIPGSDIKVETNKGVVSLSSTVAVTDAQKATAVAITKKIKGVKAVSADGLKAE from the coding sequence ATGAAGAAGTTTGCTATCGCTGCTGCTACCGCCACTGCCCTGACTCTGACCATGGCTAACGCTGCTTTCGCACAGACCTCGACTCAAGCTCCGATGGTCGTTGCTGCTAACGAAGTAGCAAAAACCAAAGAAGCGACCAGCGATACCTGGATCACTACCAAGGTAAAAACTGACCTGCTGACTGAGAAAGGCATCCCAGGTTCGGATATCAAGGTTGAAACCAACAAAGGCGTGGTTTCCCTGTCCTCCACTGTCGCAGTGACTGATGCTCAAAAAGCTACCGCTGTTGCCATCACCAAGAAAATCAAAGGCGTCAAAGCTGTTTCGGCTGACGGCCTGAAAGCTGAATAA
- a CDS encoding DUF748 domain-containing protein, with product MYKGLKRAIGALLVVFGLYTVLGFFILPGVALRIANQQLANYSTVPARLDRLELNPFSLEVTLWGLNIGAPGKEQVGFEKLYANLQIDSLWTRALHLQAVELLKPKTELLFDKQGKLNLAQLFKLPPSEPVKDEAPAKPFPLRIDQIKLADGFVHFQDLRPSEPIEFLYDKLNFELKNLSTLPEDNADMTLVAAGPEGGQIDWIGRISLVPITSEGTLKITDGKMKVWWPYVRDALPLALQDGVLNFSTAYTLNLSKDTELKLTDLALSVAPFAINAPDGRPLVRLQRLDVSETSVDLAKQLVSVGKIRSNKLETWAAREADGQLDWQKLFASQPGKTAPQPAKAPTVDEKAPEPAAPTDAQAQAAAKPATASKPWQVLLKDVQLRDYQIHLADRVPKEPVAIDVGPLNLDVHNFDSLNKSPFTLKLDSGIGKQGNLTAAGDVNLNPVSARLQVTTKDIDLRVAQAYISPFIRLELRSGMLGSDLAVNLKNTEPLAFSINGKAQVSQLHTLDTLKQRDFLKWQQLTLEGLNYEHGDSLNIAKVNLAQPYARFMINDDRTTNVDDLLIPQPADKAPAAKTSASASKEKPLGIHVGEVNINDGSANFADFSLTPNFATAIQQLNGQIGTLDNRQSKPATVNINGKVDRYAPVTIKGSLNPFDPMAALDIATSFKRVELTTLTPYSGKFAGYRIRKGRLNLDLHYKITKGQLQAENKVVVEQLQLGEKVDSPDAMDLPIRLAIALLKDTDGKISIELPVSGDLNNPQFSVMPIVWQTLRNLVVRAATAPFKFIGGLVSGGGSEDLGSVSFAPGVSELSGDAQKALDKLSAALKERPALRLEIEGTAAASADGPLIAQARLEREYQYTYYKILQRRGDKVPAQASLLEVPDSEKSPMLEGIYRARLKKQPLAQWVDLGKEERSKVMRDEILKFWSGSDTLLRELGQERASSIKDYLVDKGQLADERVYFVDASLGEAQKNGTVISPLHLDSE from the coding sequence ATGTACAAAGGATTGAAACGCGCGATTGGCGCCCTACTGGTGGTCTTCGGCCTCTATACCGTACTGGGCTTTTTCATTCTCCCCGGCGTCGCTTTGCGTATCGCCAACCAGCAACTGGCGAATTACTCCACAGTTCCTGCGCGACTCGACCGGCTGGAGCTCAACCCCTTCAGCCTGGAAGTGACCCTGTGGGGCCTGAATATCGGGGCGCCCGGCAAAGAACAGGTCGGTTTCGAAAAGCTGTACGCCAATCTGCAGATCGACAGCCTCTGGACCCGCGCGCTGCATTTGCAGGCCGTGGAGCTGCTCAAACCCAAGACCGAGCTGTTGTTCGACAAGCAGGGCAAGCTGAATCTGGCCCAGCTGTTCAAGCTGCCGCCCAGCGAACCGGTGAAAGACGAGGCACCCGCCAAGCCATTCCCGCTGCGTATTGACCAGATCAAACTGGCGGACGGCTTTGTCCACTTCCAGGACCTGCGCCCCAGCGAACCCATCGAATTCCTCTACGACAAACTCAACTTCGAGCTGAAGAATCTCAGCACCCTTCCCGAAGACAACGCCGACATGACGCTGGTCGCGGCGGGTCCAGAAGGCGGGCAGATTGATTGGATCGGGCGCATCAGCCTGGTGCCGATCACGTCCGAAGGCACGCTGAAAATCACCGACGGCAAGATGAAAGTCTGGTGGCCCTATGTGCGCGACGCCTTGCCGCTGGCGTTGCAGGATGGCGTGCTGAACTTCAGCACCGCCTACACATTGAACCTGTCCAAGGACACCGAGCTCAAGCTGACGGACCTGGCCCTGAGCGTTGCGCCGTTTGCGATCAATGCGCCTGACGGCCGCCCGCTGGTGCGCCTGCAACGTCTGGACGTCAGCGAGACCTCGGTGGACCTGGCCAAACAATTGGTCAGCGTCGGCAAGATCCGCAGCAACAAGCTCGAAACCTGGGCCGCGCGGGAAGCCGACGGGCAACTGGATTGGCAAAAGCTGTTCGCCAGCCAACCAGGGAAAACTGCACCGCAGCCCGCCAAAGCCCCGACTGTGGACGAAAAAGCCCCGGAACCGGCCGCACCAACCGACGCGCAGGCGCAAGCTGCTGCCAAACCGGCAACGGCGTCCAAGCCCTGGCAGGTGCTGCTCAAGGACGTGCAGCTGCGCGACTATCAAATCCACCTCGCCGATCGCGTGCCGAAAGAACCCGTAGCCATTGATGTCGGCCCGCTGAATCTGGACGTGCACAATTTCGACAGCCTGAATAAATCGCCCTTCACCCTCAAGCTGGACAGCGGCATCGGCAAGCAAGGCAATCTCACTGCTGCGGGCGACGTGAACCTGAACCCGGTCAGCGCCAGGCTGCAAGTGACCACCAAGGACATCGACCTGCGCGTCGCCCAGGCTTATATCAGCCCGTTCATCCGCCTTGAGTTGCGCAGCGGCATGCTCGGCAGCGATCTGGCGGTCAATCTGAAAAACACCGAGCCGCTGGCGTTCAGCATTAACGGCAAGGCTCAGGTGAGCCAGCTGCATACGCTCGATACGCTGAAACAGCGGGATTTCCTCAAGTGGCAACAGCTGACGCTTGAAGGGCTGAATTATGAGCACGGCGACAGCCTGAACATTGCCAAAGTTAACCTGGCGCAACCCTACGCGCGGTTCATGATCAACGATGACCGGACCACCAACGTCGATGACTTGCTGATCCCGCAACCGGCGGATAAAGCCCCGGCGGCCAAGACCAGCGCCAGTGCGAGCAAAGAAAAACCACTGGGTATTCATGTCGGCGAAGTGAACATCAATGACGGCTCGGCCAACTTTGCCGATTTCAGCCTGACCCCCAACTTCGCCACCGCCATCCAGCAACTCAATGGCCAGATCGGCACGCTGGACAATCGCCAGTCAAAACCCGCCACGGTCAACATCAACGGCAAAGTGGATCGCTACGCGCCGGTGACTATCAAGGGCAGTCTCAACCCTTTCGACCCAATGGCCGCGCTGGATATCGCCACAAGTTTCAAGCGCGTGGAATTGACCACCCTGACGCCCTACTCCGGGAAATTTGCCGGCTATCGCATCCGCAAGGGTCGACTCAATCTTGACCTGCATTACAAGATCACCAAAGGCCAGTTGCAGGCGGAGAACAAAGTGGTGGTCGAGCAATTGCAGCTGGGGGAAAAGGTCGACAGCCCGGACGCGATGGACTTGCCGATTCGCCTGGCTATCGCGCTGCTCAAGGATACCGACGGCAAGATTTCCATCGAGCTGCCGGTTTCCGGTGACCTGAACAACCCGCAATTCAGCGTCATGCCGATTGTCTGGCAGACCCTGCGCAATCTGGTGGTGCGCGCCGCAACTGCGCCGTTCAAGTTCATTGGCGGTCTGGTCAGCGGCGGAGGCTCCGAGGACCTCGGCAGCGTGTCGTTCGCGCCGGGCGTCAGCGAGTTGAGTGGCGATGCGCAAAAGGCCCTGGACAAGCTCTCAGCCGCGCTCAAGGAGCGTCCGGCCTTGCGCCTGGAGATCGAAGGCACCGCTGCGGCGAGCGCCGACGGTCCGTTGATTGCCCAGGCACGACTGGAACGCGAGTATCAGTACACCTATTACAAGATCCTCCAGCGCCGGGGCGATAAAGTCCCGGCCCAGGCTTCGCTGCTGGAAGTGCCGGATAGCGAAAAATCGCCGATGCTCGAAGGCATCTACCGCGCCCGCCTGAAGAAACAGCCATTGGCGCAGTGGGTTGACCTGGGCAAGGAAGAGCGCTCCAAAGTCATGCGCGACGAGATTCTCAAGTTCTGGAGCGGCAGTGACACCCTGCTGCGCGAACTGGGCCAGGAGCGGGCGAGCAGCATCAAGGATTACCTGGTCGACAAAGGCCAGCTGGCGGACGAGCGCGTGTATTTCGTCGATGCTTCCTTGGGTGAAGCGCAGAAGAATGGCACCGTAATCAGCCCACTGCATCTGGATAGCGAGTAA
- a CDS encoding DUF2845 domain-containing protein, protein MLLSVGLLSLNCAAQASTLRCGSQLISVGDRAFEVQQKCGIPVSQDVIGSKETFNSTYRRSEEVRVEEWIYGPDHGMYQYLRFEGGRLVRIESQRQR, encoded by the coding sequence CTGTTACTCAGCGTGGGCCTGCTGTCGCTGAACTGCGCGGCGCAGGCTTCGACGCTGCGTTGCGGCAGCCAGCTGATCAGCGTCGGCGACCGGGCCTTCGAGGTGCAGCAGAAATGCGGGATACCGGTGAGTCAGGACGTCATCGGCAGCAAGGAAACGTTCAACAGCACGTACCGCAGATCTGAAGAGGTGCGGGTCGAAGAATGGATCTACGGCCCCGACCACGGCATGTATCAGTATTTGCGTTTTGAAGGAGGTCGGCTGGTGAGGATTGAGAGTCAGCGGCAACGGTGA
- the tnpB gene encoding IS66 family insertion sequence element accessory protein TnpB (TnpB, as the term is used for proteins encoded by IS66 family insertion elements, is considered an accessory protein, since TnpC, encoded by a neighboring gene, is a DDE family transposase.), whose product MIRIDAIWLATEPMDMRAGTETALARVIAVFGTAQPHCAYLFANRRANRMKVLVHDGFGIWLAARRLNQGKFHWPGIRHGSEMELDTEQLQALVLGLPWQRAGFGGSITLL is encoded by the coding sequence TTGATCCGCATCGATGCCATCTGGCTCGCCACCGAGCCGATGGACATGCGCGCCGGTACCGAGACGGCGTTAGCCAGGGTGATCGCGGTGTTCGGTACGGCGCAGCCGCACTGTGCTTATCTGTTCGCCAACCGCCGCGCCAATCGCATGAAAGTGCTGGTGCATGACGGCTTCGGAATATGGCTGGCGGCGCGCCGGTTGAACCAAGGCAAGTTCCACTGGCCTGGTATTCGCCACGGCTCTGAGATGGAACTGGATACTGAGCAACTTCAGGCATTGGTGTTGGGTCTGCCATGGCAACGCGCAGGTTTTGGAGGCTCGATCACACTGCTTTAA